A window of the Bacteroidales bacterium genome harbors these coding sequences:
- a CDS encoding DUF5686 family protein — translation MRKFLKYFLILILIFACIYSFAQIQGTKIIGKVTDASSGEPLPFVNIIFKGTTVGTVTDFEGKYSIVTNKPSDTLISSYLGYITGKKPVIKNKFQTINFEMKPVVMNLDEVVIYPGENPAMIIFKKIIKNKQFNNKKRYDFYQYEAYNKIEFDINNIDENFKNKRIFRPVKSIFNFVDTSIVNGKIYLPFFLSESISEIYYREKPRSTKEIIKATKVSGIENQSVSQYLGKMSVDIDIYEDNIKFFEKSFISPIADYAPAFYKYYLMDSTFIGNKWCYKIMFKPRNKQDLAFVGNFWVADTTFAIKKIEMRAVAKANINFINDIVCNQEFSLFENKYWMLTKDEFIVDFNMLQDSSKGFFGKRNISYKNYIFNQPMSDEFYSKPTNTIVENDSFTKSDEYWEKARHDSLTKNEKAIYSMVDSMKHIHFVKTWISYIQMFVTGYKVWKKVELGPYFSVYSFNQIEGNRVRIGGRTSNSFSKKIMFDAYTAYGTKDETYKYGGGFIYMLHKSPREDFGASYKNDLEQLGQSPNAFSEDNIFASAFRRGSSNKLSFVKQTKAYYEKEWFTGFSNTLSFYQRIISPMGLPTFILNNFGTPEQKKTLTTFEVIIGTRFAYQEKFLMGEFERISTGTKYPIFSLNYTLGIKNFLNSEYNYHKAVFSIEHWFYFKPYGWAKYIIEAGKIFNTLPYPLLKLHEGNETYYFDEYSFNMMNYYEFASDEWVSLYYTHHFDGFFLNRIPLIHKLKWREVFYAKGIIGELGEKNIKYSNLPDNLYGLKKPYFEAGVGIENILKILRVDAIWRLSHLDHPDIAKFGVRASLVFSF, via the coding sequence ATGAGAAAATTTTTAAAATATTTTTTAATTTTAATTTTAATTTTTGCTTGTATTTATTCTTTTGCACAAATACAAGGCACAAAAATTATTGGCAAAGTTACTGATGCTTCGAGCGGAGAACCGCTGCCATTTGTAAATATAATTTTTAAAGGAACTACCGTTGGAACTGTAACTGATTTTGAAGGTAAATATTCAATAGTTACAAATAAGCCATCAGACACTCTCATATCGTCATATTTAGGATACATTACAGGCAAAAAACCCGTAATTAAAAATAAATTTCAGACAATAAATTTTGAAATGAAGCCGGTAGTTATGAATCTTGATGAAGTGGTTATATATCCCGGTGAAAATCCTGCAATGATTATTTTCAAAAAGATAATAAAAAACAAACAATTTAACAATAAAAAGAGATATGATTTTTATCAGTATGAAGCGTACAACAAAATAGAATTTGACATAAATAACATTGATGAAAATTTTAAGAATAAAAGAATTTTCCGTCCTGTTAAATCCATTTTCAATTTTGTTGATACTTCAATAGTAAACGGAAAAATATATTTACCTTTTTTCCTTTCGGAATCAATTTCGGAAATTTATTACAGAGAGAAACCAAGAAGCACTAAAGAAATAATAAAAGCAACAAAAGTATCAGGAATAGAAAATCAAAGCGTTTCGCAATATCTGGGAAAAATGTCTGTGGATATTGATATTTACGAAGACAACATCAAATTTTTCGAGAAAAGTTTTATAAGCCCGATTGCTGATTATGCTCCCGCATTTTACAAATATTATTTGATGGATAGTACATTTATTGGTAATAAGTGGTGTTACAAAATAATGTTTAAGCCACGCAATAAGCAGGATTTGGCTTTTGTAGGAAATTTCTGGGTTGCCGATACAACTTTCGCAATTAAAAAAATTGAAATGCGTGCAGTAGCTAAAGCCAATATAAATTTTATTAACGATATTGTATGCAATCAGGAATTCAGTTTATTTGAAAATAAATACTGGATGCTGACAAAAGATGAATTTATTGTTGACTTTAATATGTTGCAGGATAGCTCAAAAGGTTTTTTCGGAAAAAGAAATATTTCATATAAAAATTACATTTTTAACCAGCCGATGTCGGATGAATTTTATTCCAAACCTACAAACACAATAGTGGAAAACGACTCGTTTACAAAAAGTGATGAATATTGGGAAAAAGCCCGTCACGACAGCTTAACAAAAAATGAAAAGGCAATTTATTCAATGGTTGATTCGATGAAGCACATACATTTTGTTAAAACTTGGATTAGCTACATTCAAATGTTTGTAACAGGATATAAAGTATGGAAAAAAGTTGAATTAGGTCCTTATTTTTCAGTATATAGTTTTAATCAGATTGAAGGGAATCGGGTTCGCATAGGTGGCAGAACAAGCAATTCATTCAGCAAAAAAATCATGTTTGATGCTTATACCGCTTACGGAACAAAAGACGAAACATATAAATACGGCGGAGGTTTTATATATATGCTGCATAAAAGTCCGCGCGAAGATTTTGGTGCTTCCTATAAAAATGACTTAGAACAATTGGGACAAAGTCCGAATGCTTTCAGTGAAGATAATATTTTTGCCTCTGCTTTCAGAAGAGGCTCGTCAAATAAACTTTCCTTTGTAAAACAAACAAAAGCTTATTACGAAAAAGAATGGTTTACGGGATTTTCAAATACTTTAAGTTTTTATCAGAGAATAATTTCTCCTATGGGCTTACCGACTTTTATATTAAATAATTTCGGAACACCCGAACAAAAGAAAACACTTACAACTTTTGAAGTGATTATTGGTACGCGGTTTGCTTATCAGGAAAAATTTCTGATGGGAGAGTTTGAAAGAATAAGCACAGGAACAAAATATCCGATATTTTCTTTGAATTATACTTTGGGAATTAAGAATTTTTTGAATAGTGAATATAATTATCATAAAGCTGTTTTCAGCATTGAACACTGGTTTTACTTTAAACCATACGGATGGGCAAAGTACATAATTGAAGCAGGCAAAATTTTCAATACATTACCTTATCCTCTTCTTAAACTTCATGAAGGAAATGAAACTTATTATTTCGATGAATATTCTTTCAACATGATGAATTATTACGAATTTGCAAGCGATGAATGGGTTAGTTTATATTATACTCATCATTTCGACGGATTTTTTCTGAACAGAATACCACTAATTCACAAATTAAAATGGAGAGAAGTTTTTTATGCTAAAGGAATAATTGGTGAATTAGGTGAGAAAAATATAAAATATTCCAATTTACCTGATAATTTATATGGCTTGAAAAAACCATATTTCGAAGCAGGTGTTGGAATTGAAAATATTTTAAAAATATTAAGAGTTGATGCAATATGGAGATTATCACATCTTGACCATCCCGATATAGCTAAGTTCGGTGTGAGGGCTTCGTTAGTATTTTCTTTCTAA
- the lptB gene encoding LPS export ABC transporter ATP-binding protein, which produces MILRTENLVKIYKKRAVVDNVSIDVKQGEIVGLLGPNGAGKTTSFYMIVGLIKPYSGKIYLDDIEITEEPMYRRAQKGIGYLSQEASVFRKLSVEDNILAILEMTILSKNEQHSKLETLLSEFGLQSIRKYRGDLLSGGERRRTEIARALAVDPKFILLDEPFAGVDPIAVEDIQNIVANLKKKNIGIIITDHNVHETLAITDRAYLLFEGAILKSGTSIELAQDAQVRKVYLGENFELRK; this is translated from the coding sequence ATGATTTTAAGAACGGAAAATTTAGTAAAAATTTACAAGAAACGTGCGGTTGTCGATAATGTTTCAATAGATGTAAAGCAAGGAGAAATAGTTGGATTACTTGGTCCGAACGGTGCAGGTAAAACAACTTCATTTTACATGATTGTGGGATTAATAAAACCATACTCAGGAAAAATATATCTTGATGATATTGAAATTACCGAAGAACCCATGTACCGGAGAGCCCAAAAAGGCATCGGCTATTTATCACAGGAGGCTTCGGTGTTCAGAAAATTGAGCGTTGAAGATAATATACTTGCAATCCTTGAAATGACAATCCTTTCAAAAAACGAACAACATTCAAAACTTGAAACTTTACTTTCCGAATTCGGTTTGCAGAGCATCCGCAAGTACAGAGGCGACCTGCTTTCAGGCGGAGAAAGACGCAGAACCGAAATAGCCCGTGCACTTGCAGTTGACCCTAAATTTATTCTTCTCGATGAGCCATTTGCAGGTGTTGACCCGATTGCAGTTGAAGACATACAAAATATTGTCGCAAACCTTAAAAAGAAAAATATAGGAATAATCATAACTGACCATAATGTTCATGAAACTCTTGCTATAACTGACAGAGCATATTTATTGTTCGAAGGAGCAATACTCAAATCAGGCACATCAATTGAACTGGCTCAGGATGCACAGGTAAGAAAAGTTTATTTAGGCGAAAATTTTGAACTCAGAAAGTAA
- a CDS encoding DUF3276 family protein, translating into MEENENRARVEIFSRAVRAGKRTYFFDVKATQSNQYYLTITESKKRFDQDGKFHYEKHKVFLYKEDFDKFVEGLDDVIEFIKTGKKPEIENLPAESTNLNDVNFEDLGDNDLKE; encoded by the coding sequence ATGGAAGAAAACGAAAACAGAGCAAGAGTTGAAATCTTCTCAAGAGCCGTAAGAGCGGGGAAAAGAACTTATTTCTTTGATGTAAAAGCAACTCAATCGAATCAGTATTATCTTACAATTACTGAGAGTAAGAAGCGCTTTGACCAGGACGGAAAGTTTCACTATGAGAAACATAAAGTTTTTCTTTACAAAGAAGATTTCGATAAGTTTGTTGAGGGCTTGGATGATGTAATAGAATTTATTAAAACCGGTAAGAAACCCGAAATCGAAAATTTGCCTGCAGAATCTACAAACTTAAATGATGTGAACTTCGAGGACTTGGGAGATAATGATTTAAAAGAGTAA
- a CDS encoding metal-dependent hydrolase → MKITYYGHACFGFEINKNHILIDPFIIGNPLAASINIDNIKADYIFVSHGHADHIGDTVEIAKKNDATVISNFEIINWLTSKGVKHTHSMNIGGNKKFDFGKVKFFKADHSSSMPDGSPGGNPGGFIFETCEGNFYFAGDTGLTYDMKLIGEYKKIDFAMLPIGDNYTMGVDNAIIASSFINCNKIIGMHFDSFSVIKINKNEAVQKFKNAGKELILMDIGESIELSNTKA, encoded by the coding sequence ATGAAAATCACATATTACGGACATGCCTGCTTCGGTTTCGAAATAAATAAAAACCACATTCTTATCGACCCTTTCATTATCGGAAATCCTTTGGCTGCCTCAATAAATATTGACAATATCAAAGCCGATTATATTTTTGTTTCTCACGGACATGCCGACCACATAGGCGATACCGTTGAAATTGCAAAAAAAAATGATGCTACTGTTATTTCAAATTTTGAAATAATAAACTGGCTTACGTCAAAAGGAGTTAAGCACACACATTCGATGAATATTGGCGGAAACAAAAAATTTGATTTCGGAAAAGTAAAATTTTTTAAGGCAGACCACTCAAGTTCAATGCCCGATGGTTCACCCGGCGGAAATCCCGGCGGATTTATTTTCGAAACATGCGAAGGTAATTTTTATTTTGCCGGTGATACCGGATTAACTTATGACATGAAACTTATAGGGGAATATAAAAAAATTGATTTTGCAATGCTGCCTATTGGCGATAATTACACAATGGGAGTAGATAACGCAATAATTGCTTCAAGTTTTATTAATTGCAATAAAATAATTGGAATGCATTTTGATTCTTTTTCTGTGATAAAAATAAATAAAAATGAAGCTGTTCAAAAATTCAAAAATGCAGGGAAAGAGCTTATTCTCATGGACATTGGCGAATCAATCGAATTATCAAATACTAAAGCATAA
- a CDS encoding AAA family ATPase yields the protein MTKIIAIANQKGGVGKTTTAINLAASLSVLEHKCLLIDADPQANATSGIGFDPRNIKTSIYECIIDEIEPQNIILNTSTPNLDLLPAHIDLVGAEIEMINLPNREKKMSYVVNKIKNSYEFVLIDCSPSLGLITVNALTAADSVIIPVQCEYFALEGLGKLLNTIKIVQSSLNKNLEIEGILLTMYDTRLRLSNQVVEEVRTHFQQIVFDTIIQRNTRLGEAPSFGESIIMHDAESRGAINYLNLAREILQKNDKTKIKEKDKKIKIENEH from the coding sequence ATGACAAAAATAATTGCTATAGCAAATCAAAAAGGTGGTGTCGGAAAAACAACAACAGCAATAAATCTGGCTGCAAGTTTAAGTGTTCTTGAACATAAATGTTTGTTGATTGATGCCGACCCGCAGGCAAATGCAACTTCAGGCATCGGCTTCGACCCGCGAAATATCAAAACCAGCATTTACGAATGTATAATTGATGAAATTGAGCCTCAGAATATTATTTTAAATACCAGCACTCCTAATCTCGACCTCTTGCCCGCTCATATTGACCTTGTAGGCGCTGAAATTGAAATGATAAACCTGCCGAACAGAGAAAAGAAAATGAGTTACGTTGTGAATAAAATTAAAAATTCCTACGAATTTGTTCTTATAGATTGTTCGCCATCGCTCGGATTGATTACAGTTAATGCACTCACAGCCGCCGACTCGGTTATAATTCCAGTACAATGCGAATATTTTGCACTCGAAGGACTTGGAAAATTATTAAATACAATAAAAATCGTACAATCAAGTTTAAATAAAAATCTTGAAATTGAAGGAATACTACTGACAATGTATGACACAAGATTACGATTATCAAATCAGGTTGTTGAAGAAGTAAGAACTCATTTCCAACAAATTGTTTTCGACACTATAATTCAGCGAAACACACGGCTCGGCGAAGCACCAAGCTTCGGCGAAAGTATTATTATGCACGATGCCGAAAGCAGAGGCGCAATAAATTACCTGAACCTTGCCCGCGAAATATTGCAGAAAAATGATAAAACAAAAATAAAAGAAAAAGATAAGAAAATAAAAATCGAAAATGAACACTAA
- a CDS encoding ParB/RepB/Spo0J family partition protein, protein MNTKKRALGRGLGALLQTSETDISAEYEGKLHSLVNTIPFISIDLIIANPYQPRNGFDENSLSELAESIKEHGIIQPVTVNKLDDEKFQLISGERRLRASIMAGLKAVPAYIKNVEKDSLLQIALVENIQREELNPMELALGFQRLSEEFNLTHDELSKKLSKNRTTITNYIRLLKLPAEIQVAIKANKISMGHARALINVDDEKTQLAIFNDIINKYLSVRKTEEIVRNISAKTKSSAKTIKFSIVDEYIKMKENLSKRLNTKIEIKMNKKGKGNIIIPFNTKQDFENIIKTLGK, encoded by the coding sequence ATGAACACTAAAAAAAGAGCTTTGGGTAGAGGACTTGGCGCATTGCTCCAAACATCTGAAACCGACATATCAGCCGAGTATGAAGGTAAACTTCATTCACTTGTCAACACAATTCCTTTTATAAGTATCGACCTTATTATTGCCAATCCTTATCAGCCGCGTAATGGTTTTGATGAAAACTCCCTGTCTGAACTTGCCGAATCTATTAAAGAGCACGGCATCATACAACCAGTTACAGTCAACAAACTTGATGACGAAAAATTTCAGTTAATATCTGGTGAACGAAGGTTAAGGGCGTCAATAATGGCAGGATTAAAAGCAGTTCCTGCATATATAAAAAATGTCGAAAAAGATTCTCTGTTGCAAATTGCTTTGGTTGAAAATATACAGAGAGAAGAACTTAATCCAATGGAACTGGCATTGGGTTTTCAGCGATTATCCGAAGAATTTAATCTTACGCACGATGAACTTTCAAAAAAGTTAAGTAAAAACAGAACAACCATAACAAATTATATTCGCTTGCTGAAATTACCGGCTGAAATACAGGTTGCCATTAAAGCAAACAAAATATCAATGGGGCATGCGCGTGCATTGATTAATGTTGATGATGAAAAAACACAACTCGCCATTTTCAATGATATTATTAATAAATATTTATCTGTAAGAAAAACAGAAGAAATAGTCCGCAACATATCCGCAAAAACAAAATCTTCCGCAAAAACAATAAAATTCAGCATTGTTGATGAATATATTAAAATGAAAGAAAATTTATCGAAGCGGTTAAATACAAAAATTGAAATAAAAATGAATAAAAAAGGTAAGGGAAATATAATAATACCTTTTAATACAAAACAGGATTTTGAAAATATTATTAAAACACTTGGAAAATAA
- a CDS encoding DUF5683 domain-containing protein has protein sequence MCLSVFAVKNINSCRRGFFLFILIIFSFSCFAQKQDSIKFKKHSPNLATIMSAVVPGSGQIYNRKYWKAPIVWAGAGAIIYFFKYNHDRYALYKTAYKTKTDTDTISATIDNFPQYTADNILTLKNFYRRNLELTCFIGAAIYIANIIDAAVDANLFDYDVCDDLSINIQPVIQPRYDFYSPTAGLKLTFKFK, from the coding sequence TTGTGTCTTAGTGTCTTTGCGGTAAAAAATATAAACTCTTGCAGAAGAGGTTTTTTTTTATTCATTTTAATAATTTTTTCGTTTTCATGTTTTGCCCAAAAGCAGGATTCCATAAAATTTAAAAAACACTCACCCAATTTAGCAACAATCATGTCGGCAGTTGTTCCGGGTTCGGGACAAATTTATAACAGGAAATACTGGAAAGCACCTATAGTGTGGGCAGGAGCAGGGGCAATAATATATTTTTTCAAATATAATCATGACAGATATGCTCTTTATAAAACTGCCTACAAAACCAAAACCGATACCGATACGATTTCCGCTACCATCGACAATTTTCCGCAATACACAGCCGACAACATTCTTACTTTAAAAAACTTTTACAGAAGAAATCTTGAACTAACGTGTTTTATCGGTGCTGCCATTTATATTGCCAATATAATAGATGCAGCAGTTGATGCCAATCTTTTCGATTACGATGTTTGCGATGACCTGAGCATAAATATTCAACCTGTTATCCAACCACGTTATGATTTTTATTCACCCACAGCAGGTTTGAAACTTACTTTTAAATTTAAATAA
- the dapB gene encoding 4-hydroxy-tetrahydrodipicolinate reductase, translated as MKIALLGYGKMGKEIEEIAVKKNHQIVLKIDINNTQDLTKENLSKADVAIEFSIPEVAYKNILKCFEANVPVVSGTTGWLAQFEEVKKKCLLQNQAMLYSSNFSIGVNIFFQLNKKLAKLMNDFKGYDVSIEEIHHIQKLDAPSGTAITLANDILSVSEKKKNWVSNAESKNSELLIKSVREGAVIGTHIITYKSEVDKIEIKHEAFNRKGLAIGAVMSAEWLIGKKGIFGINDMLDIKL; from the coding sequence ATGAAAATTGCATTATTGGGATATGGCAAAATGGGCAAAGAGATTGAAGAAATTGCCGTTAAAAAAAATCATCAGATTGTTTTAAAAATCGATATTAACAATACACAGGATTTAACAAAAGAAAATTTATCAAAAGCCGATGTGGCAATTGAATTCAGCATTCCGGAAGTTGCATACAAAAATATTCTCAAATGCTTCGAAGCAAATGTTCCTGTTGTTTCAGGAACTACCGGCTGGCTTGCTCAATTTGAAGAGGTCAAAAAAAAATGTTTGTTACAAAATCAGGCAATGCTTTATTCTTCTAATTTCAGTATTGGTGTTAATATATTTTTTCAATTGAATAAAAAACTTGCTAAGTTGATGAATGATTTTAAAGGTTATGATGTTTCGATAGAAGAAATTCATCACATTCAGAAACTTGATGCACCAAGCGGTACGGCAATTACTCTCGCAAATGATATTCTTTCTGTTTCCGAAAAGAAAAAAAACTGGGTAAGCAATGCAGAGTCAAAAAATTCAGAATTGCTCATTAAATCGGTAAGAGAGGGTGCAGTTATAGGAACACACATTATAACATATAAATCGGAAGTTGATAAAATTGAAATAAAACACGAAGCATTTAACAGAAAAGGTCTTGCTATTGGTGCTGTAATGTCTGCCGAATGGCTTATCGGAAAAAAAGGAATATTCGGAATAAATGATATGCTTGATATAAAATTGTGA
- the lepB gene encoding signal peptidase I, with the protein MKTLLIFSILFFISTAVGLYKLFEKAGYKGWYVLIPLYNYYIWLKIIKKPIWWYVFLIIPFINIFMLFLLIVELLKCFYKIKTSEQALGVLFPFIYLPYLGFDKTIKYTDPTKIKIRKSKSKEWFDAIVFAVVAAMIIRTFLIEAYTIPTSSMEKSLLVGDFLFVSKISYGPKIPNTPLAFPFAHHTLPLTKDTKSYIEWLKLPYYRFFGLGKIKNNDVVVFNYPDGDTVATKMQDRSYYALVRQYGHSTVWNDKETFGDIISRPVDKRENYIKRCIAIAGDTIKIINRQVFINGKKVENPREMQYQYSVVTDGSGINPNVFAKLNITDQVYVSNETYVLTLTAENAEKIRNFSNVRKVEPLNDTIWDKTVFPYSYHYKWTRDNFGSLWIPKAGVTIRIDTSNICLYERIIGVYEHNDLKIKGDKIFINGKESRIYTFKMNYYWMMGDNRHNSADSRYWGFVPEDHIVGSALLIWLSLDQNKSLPAKIRWSRLFNIIK; encoded by the coding sequence ATGAAAACATTATTAATTTTCTCGATTTTATTCTTTATTTCCACAGCCGTAGGATTATATAAATTATTTGAAAAAGCCGGATATAAAGGTTGGTACGTATTAATTCCTTTGTATAATTACTATATATGGCTTAAAATAATTAAAAAGCCAATATGGTGGTATGTATTTTTGATAATCCCATTCATAAATATTTTCATGCTGTTCCTCTTGATAGTTGAACTCCTTAAATGTTTTTACAAAATAAAAACTTCGGAACAGGCACTTGGCGTGCTCTTTCCATTTATCTATTTGCCTTATTTAGGTTTTGATAAAACCATAAAATATACCGACCCCACAAAAATCAAAATCAGAAAATCAAAATCGAAAGAATGGTTTGATGCAATTGTTTTTGCGGTTGTTGCGGCAATGATAATTCGTACATTTCTTATCGAAGCTTATACAATACCAACATCATCAATGGAAAAATCGTTGCTGGTTGGGGATTTTTTATTTGTCAGCAAAATAAGCTATGGTCCGAAAATTCCAAATACACCACTTGCATTTCCTTTTGCTCATCATACGCTTCCATTAACAAAAGACACAAAGTCGTATATTGAGTGGCTCAAACTGCCGTATTATCGTTTTTTTGGACTCGGTAAAATAAAAAACAATGATGTGGTTGTATTTAATTATCCCGATGGTGATACAGTTGCAACTAAAATGCAGGACAGAAGTTATTATGCTTTGGTCCGACAATACGGTCATTCAACAGTATGGAACGATAAAGAAACTTTCGGAGATATTATTTCCCGTCCTGTTGATAAAAGAGAAAATTACATTAAAAGATGTATCGCAATTGCAGGTGACACTATAAAAATCATAAATAGGCAAGTATTCATAAACGGTAAAAAAGTCGAAAATCCAAGAGAAATGCAGTATCAGTATTCAGTAGTTACTGATGGAAGCGGTATAAATCCCAATGTTTTCGCAAAATTAAACATCACCGACCAGGTTTATGTTTCAAACGAAACGTACGTACTCACATTAACCGCTGAAAACGCTGAAAAAATAAGAAATTTCAGTAATGTAAGAAAAGTAGAGCCATTGAATGATACAATATGGGATAAGACAGTGTTTCCTTATAGTTATCATTATAAATGGACAAGAGATAATTTCGGTTCTTTATGGATACCAAAAGCTGGAGTAACAATAAGAATAGATACTTCCAACATTTGTCTTTACGAAAGAATTATTGGTGTTTATGAGCACAATGATTTAAAAATTAAAGGCGATAAAATTTTTATCAACGGAAAAGAATCACGAATTTATACTTTCAAAATGAATTATTACTGGATGATGGGCGATAATCGCCATAATTCAGCCGATTCACGATATTGGGGTTTTGTTCCCGAAGACCATATTGTAGGAAGTGCTTTATTAATATGGTTATCTCTCGACCAAAACAAATCACTTCCGGCTAAAATCAGATGGAGCAGGTTATTTAATATAATTAAATAA
- the pyrF gene encoding orotidine-5'-phosphate decarboxylase, whose protein sequence is MNKEQLVNIIKNKKSFLCIGLDTDINKIPKHLLDGEDPIFEFNKQIVDATNDLCISYKPNVAFYESRGSKGWLSLEKTIKYIKQNHKDIFLIADAKRGDIGNTSKLYAKTFFDDRTIGFSFDAVTVAPYMGFDSVSPFFEFNDKWVILLIITSNDGAQDFQMLQTENKKMLFEEVLTKSKEWGNENNLMYVVGATKAEMLSRIRKFAPDNFLLVPGIGAQGGSLSEVAKYGINKECGLIVNSSRDVIYAGKGIDFADKARTQAQTLQKIMEAILNEYEII, encoded by the coding sequence ATGAACAAAGAGCAGTTAGTTAATATTATTAAAAATAAAAAAAGTTTTCTGTGTATAGGACTGGATACTGACATTAATAAAATTCCAAAACATTTACTTGATGGCGAAGACCCTATTTTTGAATTTAACAAACAAATAGTTGATGCCACAAATGACTTGTGTATTTCTTATAAACCCAATGTTGCCTTTTACGAAAGCAGAGGAAGCAAAGGATGGCTCAGTTTGGAAAAAACAATAAAATATATTAAACAAAATCATAAAGATATATTTCTTATTGCTGATGCGAAACGTGGTGATATCGGAAACACTTCAAAACTATATGCTAAAACATTTTTCGATGATAGAACAATAGGATTTTCTTTTGACGCTGTTACCGTAGCACCATACATGGGCTTTGATTCAGTAAGTCCCTTTTTTGAATTTAATGACAAATGGGTAATTTTATTAATTATTACTTCAAACGATGGGGCACAGGATTTTCAAATGCTGCAAACAGAAAATAAAAAAATGCTGTTTGAAGAAGTTCTTACTAAATCTAAAGAATGGGGAAATGAAAATAATCTTATGTATGTTGTAGGAGCCACCAAAGCAGAAATGCTGAGCCGTATAAGAAAATTTGCTCCGGATAATTTCCTTTTGGTTCCCGGAATAGGAGCACAGGGAGGAAGTTTGAGTGAAGTTGCTAAATATGGTATTAATAAAGAATGCGGATTAATAGTAAATTCCTCAAGAGATGTAATATACGCAGGTAAAGGAATTGATTTTGCTGATAAAGCACGAACACAGGCACAGACGCTTCAAAAAATCATGGAAGCTATTCTTAACGAATATGAAATAATTTGA
- a CDS encoding multidrug efflux SMR transporter, with the protein MYWLILAVGIIFEVLAEINMKLAAGFTKLVPSIRIFIFYGIALICLVLVLKKLEISVAYTIWAGSGTALIAIIGMYWFHETVTVTKIASIILIIIGIVGLKIFD; encoded by the coding sequence ATGTACTGGTTAATTTTAGCTGTTGGGATTATTTTTGAAGTTCTTGCAGAAATTAACATGAAGTTAGCAGCGGGCTTTACAAAATTGGTTCCATCAATAAGAATTTTTATTTTTTATGGAATTGCTTTGATTTGTTTGGTTTTGGTTTTAAAGAAACTGGAAATCAGCGTTGCATATACAATATGGGCAGGTAGCGGTACAGCATTGATTGCTATTATTGGAATGTATTGGTTTCACGAAACAGTTACAGTTACAAAAATAGCTTCAATAATATTAATAATTATAGGTATAGTAGGATTAAAAATTTTTGACTAA